From Dioscorea cayenensis subsp. rotundata cultivar TDr96_F1 chromosome 22, TDr96_F1_v2_PseudoChromosome.rev07_lg8_w22 25.fasta, whole genome shotgun sequence, a single genomic window includes:
- the LOC120252680 gene encoding uncharacterized protein LOC120252680, translating to MYPRVKVREEEEEPVVGKEETTKFIPRVLDSLSLENHHSLRICTSNQGNETEMYSPPSCARISKFSHKNFSTPPISASKVKKEKELSDNRTNIRASSVPRPRAVLSSPDNDVMIGSQNRKLRDSRGQKKGSITSQNLHAPIRPSHGNVRAKNPLNSKKVSKESGNNNNHLKQKQASQPAASMPRASIRN from the exons A TGTATCCTCGGGTGAAggtgagagaagaagaagaagagccgGTTGTTGGAAAAGAAGAGACTACAAAATTTATTCCGAGAGTGCTAGATTCTCTCTCATTAGAGAACCATCATTCTTTAAGAATTTGTACTTCAAACCAAG GAAATGAGACTGAAATGTATTCTCCACCATCATGCGCGAGGATTTCCAAATTTAGTCACAAAAATTTCTCAACACCCCCAATTTCTGCTTCCAAAG tgaagaaagaaaaagagctcTCCGACAACAGGACCAACATTAGAGCTAGTTCAGTTCCACGTCCTCGGGCAGTCTTATCAAGCCCtg ATAATGATGTGATGATCGGAAGTCAAAACCGCAAACTTAGAGATAGCCGTGGACAAAAGAAAGGATCGATTACTAGTCAAAACTTGCATGCTCCAATCAGGCCAAGTCACGGAAATGTAAGAGCCAAAAACCCACTTAACTCGAAAAAGGTTTCTAAAGAGTCTGGCAACAACAATAACCATTTGAAGCAAAAACAAGCTTCACAACCAGCTGCATCAATGCCAAGGGCGTCAATTAGAAACTGA
- the LOC120252678 gene encoding probable inactive histone-lysine N-methyltransferase SUVR2 isoform X2, whose amino-acid sequence MATESERKERNERAKNAILAMKAMGIPVEKVRPVLKNLLKEFDNNWGYIEADNYSVLVDALLALPQTPDADIKKENTVLAEPLASARKRLRIKEEGHDASSSVVPRPNSAGETAQRKRLSEEDTSQQLQLSRPKVKSFPDSSFAEIPSSQKDTKSLQLQACQAPNAQVSRALTVAPQVGPLVPLAAAAAAATSDSLTTNRRDKRPVQEKTCSLVSYKDLKNEPRNSPLVPLIQPKDEPTYDAEHNFEVPIAMIHPRPLLTANSQAHQDHSRHANISGLAERRKGKELCEYASELTAKTTEEKEDDIVNIIPTVEPVEKSCVQSKLGSASESSSNISLQVVQYGSELMAMGGPSANGKGTMENELENGEPSNINSHGLVVFNHDQLQPDDSWLSHDVNDITKGEERVRISVVNEVNSERFPPPFHYIPQNLVYQNGYINFSLARICDEDCCADCFGDCLSKSIPCACARETGGEFAYTLDGLIKKEFLDGCISMNQDPQKHRLYYCMDCPLERTKNEVRPEPCKGHLVRKFVKECWSKCGCNKQCGNRVVQRGITCNLQVFYASEAKGWGLRTIDELPKGAFVCEYVGEIVTNMELYDRTIQTTGNARHTYPVLLDADWGSEGVLKDEEALCLDATFYGNIGRFVNHRCFDANMIEIPVEVESPDHHYYHIAFFTTRKVEAYEELTWDYGIDFSDHTHPIKAFHCCCGSRFCRDMNRPRTKSSRSLLT is encoded by the exons ATGGCGACAGAGAGCGAGAGAAAAGAACGGAATGAAAGAGCGAAGAATGCGATTCTTGCGATGAAGGCGATGGGGATCCCTGTTGAAAAAGTGAGGCCTGTACTCAAAAACCTTCTGAAAGAGTTTGACAACAACTGGGGATACATTGAGGCTGATAACTATAGTGTTCTTGTTGATGCTCTCCTTGCCTTGCCTCAAACTCCT GATGCAGACATCAAGAAGGAGAACACTGTGTTAGCGGAACCTTTGGCTTCTGCTCGAAAGAGGCTAAGGATTAAAGAAGAGGGCCATGATGCGTCATCTTCAGTAGTACCTAGGCCCAATTCTGCTGGAGAAACTGCACAAAGGAAGCGACTTTCAGAAGAAGACACTTCACAGCAATTGCAACTTAGCCGGCCAAAAGTGAAGTCTTTTCCTGATAGTTCATTTGCAGAAATTCCTTCTTCACAGAAAGATACCAAAAGCTTGCAACTTCAAGCTTGTCAGGCTCCAAATGCTCAGGTATCTAGAGCTCTTACTGTTGCACCTCAAGTAGGGCCTCTGGTTCCActggctgctgctgctgctgctgctacctCTGACTCTTTGACTACAAACCGGAGAGATAAAAGGCCAGTGCAGGAGAAAACTTGTAGCTTGGTTTCTTATAAGGACTTGAAGAATGAACCCAGGAATTCGCCTTTAGTTCCCCTGATTCAACCCAAAGACGAGCCAACATATGATGCTGAACATAATTTTGAGGTTCCTATTGCTATGATCCATCCTCGTCCTCTGCTTACTGCTAATAGCCAAG ctcatCAAGATCATAGTCGGCATGCTAATATTTCTGGACTTGCTGAAAGGAGAAAAGGAAAAG AGCTGTGCGAGTATGCCTCAGAACTAACCGCAAAAACCACTGAAGAGAAGGAAGATGACATTGTAAACATAATTCCTACGGTGGAACCAGTTGAGAAGTCTTGTGTGCAGAGTAAATTGGGAAGCGCGTCTGAATCCTCTTCAAACATTTCACTTCAGGTAGTACAATATGGTTCAGAGCTGATGGCCATGGGAGGGCCCAGCGCCAATGGGAAAGGCACCATGGAAAATGAACTAGAGAATGGAGAACCTTCAAATATAAACTCTCATGGTTTGGTTGTTTTCAACCATGACCAACTTCAACCGGATGATAGTTGGCTTTCACATGATGTGAATGATATTACAAAAGGTGAGGAAAGAGTAAGGATATCTGTAGTGAACGAAGTGAACAGTGAGAGATTTCCTCCTCCTTTTCACTACATACCTCAAAACTTAGTTTATCAAAATGGCTACATAAATTTTTCACTTGCTCGGATCTGTGATGAGGATTGTTGTGCGGATTGCTTTGGAGATTGTCTGTCAAAATCCATCCCTTGTGCATGTGCACGGGAGACCGGAGGTGAGTTTGCTTACACATTAGACGGCTTGATCAAGAAGGAATTCCTGGATGGCTGCATATCCATGAATCAGGATCCTCAGAAACATCGTCTTTATTACTGCATGGATTGCCCTCTTGAAAGGACCAAGAACGAGGTCAGGCCTGAACCATGCAAGGGACATTTGGTTAGAAAATTTGTTAAAGAATGCTGGAGCAAATGTGGGTGCAATAAACAGTGTGGTAATCGAGTTGTGCAGCGAGGCATTACATGCAATCTGCAG GTTTTCTATGCATCTGAGGCTAAAGGATGGGGATTGCGAACAATCGATGAGTTACCTAAAGGAGCATTTGTATGTGAGTATGTGGGAGAGATAGTTACAAACATGGAGTTATATGACCGAACAATCCAAACCACAGGAAATGCAAGACACACTTATCCTGTTTTGCTTGATGCTGACTGGGGATCTGAGGGAGTTCTGAAAGATGAAGAAGCTCTTTGTCTGGATGCTACATTTTACGGCAATATTGGGCGGTTTGTCAACCACAG ATGCTTTGATGCAAATATGATTGAGATTCCAGTAGAAGTGGAGAGCCCAGATCATCACTACTATCAT ATTGCTTTTTTCACCACAAGGAAGGTGGAGGCATACGAAGAATTAACATGG GACTATGGGATCGATTTTAGTGATCACACTCATCCAATCAAAGCGTTTCATTGTTGTTGTGGGAGTAGATTCTGCCGAGACATGAACCGACCAA GAACCAAGTCTAGTAGGTCACTTTTGACTTGA
- the LOC120252678 gene encoding probable inactive histone-lysine N-methyltransferase SUVR2 isoform X1: MATESERKERNERAKNAILAMKAMGIPVEKVRPVLKNLLKEFDNNWGYIEADNYSVLVDALLALPQTPEQDADIKKENTVLAEPLASARKRLRIKEEGHDASSSVVPRPNSAGETAQRKRLSEEDTSQQLQLSRPKVKSFPDSSFAEIPSSQKDTKSLQLQACQAPNAQVSRALTVAPQVGPLVPLAAAAAAATSDSLTTNRRDKRPVQEKTCSLVSYKDLKNEPRNSPLVPLIQPKDEPTYDAEHNFEVPIAMIHPRPLLTANSQAHQDHSRHANISGLAERRKGKELCEYASELTAKTTEEKEDDIVNIIPTVEPVEKSCVQSKLGSASESSSNISLQVVQYGSELMAMGGPSANGKGTMENELENGEPSNINSHGLVVFNHDQLQPDDSWLSHDVNDITKGEERVRISVVNEVNSERFPPPFHYIPQNLVYQNGYINFSLARICDEDCCADCFGDCLSKSIPCACARETGGEFAYTLDGLIKKEFLDGCISMNQDPQKHRLYYCMDCPLERTKNEVRPEPCKGHLVRKFVKECWSKCGCNKQCGNRVVQRGITCNLQVFYASEAKGWGLRTIDELPKGAFVCEYVGEIVTNMELYDRTIQTTGNARHTYPVLLDADWGSEGVLKDEEALCLDATFYGNIGRFVNHRCFDANMIEIPVEVESPDHHYYHIAFFTTRKVEAYEELTWDYGIDFSDHTHPIKAFHCCCGSRFCRDMNRPRTKSSRSLLT, translated from the exons ATGGCGACAGAGAGCGAGAGAAAAGAACGGAATGAAAGAGCGAAGAATGCGATTCTTGCGATGAAGGCGATGGGGATCCCTGTTGAAAAAGTGAGGCCTGTACTCAAAAACCTTCTGAAAGAGTTTGACAACAACTGGGGATACATTGAGGCTGATAACTATAGTGTTCTTGTTGATGCTCTCCTTGCCTTGCCTCAAACTCCT GAGCAGGATGCAGACATCAAGAAGGAGAACACTGTGTTAGCGGAACCTTTGGCTTCTGCTCGAAAGAGGCTAAGGATTAAAGAAGAGGGCCATGATGCGTCATCTTCAGTAGTACCTAGGCCCAATTCTGCTGGAGAAACTGCACAAAGGAAGCGACTTTCAGAAGAAGACACTTCACAGCAATTGCAACTTAGCCGGCCAAAAGTGAAGTCTTTTCCTGATAGTTCATTTGCAGAAATTCCTTCTTCACAGAAAGATACCAAAAGCTTGCAACTTCAAGCTTGTCAGGCTCCAAATGCTCAGGTATCTAGAGCTCTTACTGTTGCACCTCAAGTAGGGCCTCTGGTTCCActggctgctgctgctgctgctgctacctCTGACTCTTTGACTACAAACCGGAGAGATAAAAGGCCAGTGCAGGAGAAAACTTGTAGCTTGGTTTCTTATAAGGACTTGAAGAATGAACCCAGGAATTCGCCTTTAGTTCCCCTGATTCAACCCAAAGACGAGCCAACATATGATGCTGAACATAATTTTGAGGTTCCTATTGCTATGATCCATCCTCGTCCTCTGCTTACTGCTAATAGCCAAG ctcatCAAGATCATAGTCGGCATGCTAATATTTCTGGACTTGCTGAAAGGAGAAAAGGAAAAG AGCTGTGCGAGTATGCCTCAGAACTAACCGCAAAAACCACTGAAGAGAAGGAAGATGACATTGTAAACATAATTCCTACGGTGGAACCAGTTGAGAAGTCTTGTGTGCAGAGTAAATTGGGAAGCGCGTCTGAATCCTCTTCAAACATTTCACTTCAGGTAGTACAATATGGTTCAGAGCTGATGGCCATGGGAGGGCCCAGCGCCAATGGGAAAGGCACCATGGAAAATGAACTAGAGAATGGAGAACCTTCAAATATAAACTCTCATGGTTTGGTTGTTTTCAACCATGACCAACTTCAACCGGATGATAGTTGGCTTTCACATGATGTGAATGATATTACAAAAGGTGAGGAAAGAGTAAGGATATCTGTAGTGAACGAAGTGAACAGTGAGAGATTTCCTCCTCCTTTTCACTACATACCTCAAAACTTAGTTTATCAAAATGGCTACATAAATTTTTCACTTGCTCGGATCTGTGATGAGGATTGTTGTGCGGATTGCTTTGGAGATTGTCTGTCAAAATCCATCCCTTGTGCATGTGCACGGGAGACCGGAGGTGAGTTTGCTTACACATTAGACGGCTTGATCAAGAAGGAATTCCTGGATGGCTGCATATCCATGAATCAGGATCCTCAGAAACATCGTCTTTATTACTGCATGGATTGCCCTCTTGAAAGGACCAAGAACGAGGTCAGGCCTGAACCATGCAAGGGACATTTGGTTAGAAAATTTGTTAAAGAATGCTGGAGCAAATGTGGGTGCAATAAACAGTGTGGTAATCGAGTTGTGCAGCGAGGCATTACATGCAATCTGCAG GTTTTCTATGCATCTGAGGCTAAAGGATGGGGATTGCGAACAATCGATGAGTTACCTAAAGGAGCATTTGTATGTGAGTATGTGGGAGAGATAGTTACAAACATGGAGTTATATGACCGAACAATCCAAACCACAGGAAATGCAAGACACACTTATCCTGTTTTGCTTGATGCTGACTGGGGATCTGAGGGAGTTCTGAAAGATGAAGAAGCTCTTTGTCTGGATGCTACATTTTACGGCAATATTGGGCGGTTTGTCAACCACAG ATGCTTTGATGCAAATATGATTGAGATTCCAGTAGAAGTGGAGAGCCCAGATCATCACTACTATCAT ATTGCTTTTTTCACCACAAGGAAGGTGGAGGCATACGAAGAATTAACATGG GACTATGGGATCGATTTTAGTGATCACACTCATCCAATCAAAGCGTTTCATTGTTGTTGTGGGAGTAGATTCTGCCGAGACATGAACCGACCAA GAACCAAGTCTAGTAGGTCACTTTTGACTTGA
- the LOC120252679 gene encoding glutathionyl-hydroquinone reductase YqjG yields MACITIFNPSPTPVLLHRSRGNPKMSNPSTDPLTSAGRFLWGRSLPPQPLISAVRSTWSTVWHLMMRQLAPSSSTGSYSRPAGSFPSIDLSLYPPTTSLHLYAALSCPWAHRTLIVRAIKSVEPFLPVSIAAPGPDGPWEFTSSSVHAGDLVPGPDRANGRRTLRDVYGIRRGGFDGRSTVPMLWDVDKNDVACNESYEIIKFLNSWQRTADINDIDLYPSQLQKEIEEWNRIIYPSVNNGVYRCGFAQSQEAYDEAVNALFDTLDMLESHLGTNRYLCGDVFTLADVCLFTTLIRFDLVYYVLFKCTKKKLVEFPNLHSYTRDIYQIPKVAETCNFEAIMDGYFRTLFPLNPGGIRPALPSACKPDVLSKPHGRDSVCSNGLTSFLVLSRGQSMQ; encoded by the exons ATGGCTTGCATTACCATCTTCAACCCATCCCCAACGCCAGTCCTACTTCACCGCTCTAGAGGCAACCCTAAGATGTCCAACCCCTCCACCGACCCTTTGACAAGCGCCGGCCGTTTTCTCTGGGGCCGCTCCCTCCCACCCCAACCCTTGATCTCCGCCGTCCGCTCCACCTGGTCCACCGTGTGGCATCTCATGATGCGACAGCTCGCCCCCTCATCCTCCACCGGCTCGTACTCCCGCCCCGCCGGCTCCTTCCCCTCTATCGACCTATCTCTATACCCCCCCACCACTTCACTCCATCTTTACGCTGCCCTCTCTTGCCCTTGGGCCCATCGCACACTCATCGTCCGCGCCATCAAGTCTGTCGAACCCTTCCTCCCTGTCTCCATCGCTGCCCCCGGTCCTGACGGCCCTTGGGAGTTCACCTCGTCGTCGGTCCATGCCGGAGATCTGGTTCCAGGGCCGGATCGGGCGAACGGGAGACGAACTCTGAGAGACGTCTATGGAATACGTCGTGGAGGGTTCGATGGGAGATCAACGGTCCCGATGCTTTGGGATGTGGATAAGAATGATGTGGCGTGCAACGAGAGCTACGAGATCATTAAGTTTTTGAATTCATGGCAACGCACTGCTGATATAAATGATATTGATCTCTACCCTTCACAGCTTCAGAAGGAGATTGAGGAATGGAACCGAATTATATACCCAAGTGTTAACAATGGCGTTTatag gTGTGGTTTTGCACAAAGCCAGGAAGCATATGATGAGGCAGTGAATGCTTTGTTTGATACACTGGACATGTTGGAGTCTCACTTGGGAACTAATCGTTACCTTTGCGGTGATGTGTTTACGCTTGCTGATGTTTGCCTATTTACCACGCTCATTCGCTTTGATCTTGTTTACTATGTTCTTTTCAAGTGTACCAAGAAGAAGCTGGTTGAGTTTCCCAATCTTCATAGTTACACAAGAGACATATATCAG ATACCAAAGGTGGCAGAGACCTGCAATTTTGAAGCAATAATGGATGGGTATTTTCGAACGTTGTTCCCCTTGAATCCGGGCGGTATTCGACCTGCCTTACCTTCTGCTTGCAAACCAGATGTACTGTCTAAACCACATGGCAGGGATTCGGTATGTTCAAACG GCCTGACCTCGTTCTTGGTCCTTTCAAGAGGGCAATCCATGCAGTAA
- the LOC120252681 gene encoding 60S ribosomal protein L23, giving the protein MSKRGRGGSAGNKFRMSLGLPVAATVNCADNTGAKNLYIISVKGIKGRLNRLPSACVGDMVMATVKKGKPDLRKKVMPAVIVRQRKPWRRKDGVFMYFEDNAGVIVNPKGEMKGSAITGPIGKECADLWPRIASAANAIV; this is encoded by the exons ATGTCGAAGCGAG GGCGCGGTGGTTCGGCGGGTAACAAGTTTCGGATGTCACTGGGTCTCCCGGTGGCAGCGACTGTGAACTGTGCCGACAACACGGGGGCGAAGAACCTGTACATCATCTCCGTGAAGGGGATCAAGGGCCGCCTTAATCGGCTTCCTTCTGCTTGCGTTGGTGACATGGTTATGGCCACCGTCAAGAAGGGGAAACCCGATTTGCGAAAGAAGGTGATGCCTGCTGTGATTGTCAGGCAGCGCAAGCCATGGCGCCGAAAGGATGGCGTCTTCATGTACTTTGAAG ACAATGCAGGAGTTATTGTGAATCCAAAGGGTGAAATGAAAG GTTCTGCAATTACTGGACCCATTGGGAAAGAATGTGCTGATCTTTGGCCAAGAATTGCCAGTGCTGCCAACGCTATAGTGTAG